The following nucleotide sequence is from Sparus aurata chromosome 22, fSpaAur1.1, whole genome shotgun sequence.
CACTTTGCAAAACTGGCAATTATGCaagtattaaaaagtaaaaataatcataaaactAAGTCAATATGTATTAGGAAAAGAGTCTGTTATGTTATTTTTGTCAACTTGTGAATGCTTTAACTCTCATTTTTCTATGTTTAGTGTTCTATATGGCCATAAAGATTGGGATCTTGATCACTGATGACACTCAGCATTGCTCACCTTGTGTGTATGCTGCATCATCAGAGCCCATGCTGAGTCTGCGAGGCTCACTTGGCCTCTCCCTATGTGGCGACAGCGGGTCTGACAGATGGAGGGGGTCTGGCTCCACAAAGTGGTGGTCTGAAGGTAGGCTGAGGAGGTTGTTGGGCTCAAAAGTAGGGGACACAACTCCTGGGGACACGGCTGGGGGCTTATTGGGGGACACCGTGATTTTAAAAGTGTATTTGGTGTTGGGCTGAGTCACCACCACACGTGGGGAAGAAGCTGTGCCACCCCCTCCCACAGAGGCACGGGATTTAGGGGGATGGTGGTGAATGTAGGCGGGGCCCATGCTCACTTGGCCCCCCATGTTCCTGGCCCCCGAGGGCCCCTGCAAGGGTGGGTTGGCTGAGATGTAGACTGTGGGAGGGTTCCTACCCCCACTGTCATCGCTGGAGGCGttggcagaaatgtaaaatttggGTTGGGAGCGGGAGCCGGTTGAGGCCACAATGGCCTCCTCAGAGGGAGTGGTAGCAGCAGTAGGCGGGCTGGCAGAGATGTAAACAGTGGGCTGGCTGCGGCTCAGACCTGGGCCTCCAATGGAGAGAGGGGTAGTGGGGACAGTAGCCACCCCagttgaagaggaagaagaggaagggcaggaggaggaggtggagcaggaccGTGGCCCGCTGCTTGTTCGCAGCACGGCTGTTGTAGTTGTGGAGTTGCTCCTCTGAGGAGATTCAAGTTTGATCTCTATCTGATTCTTCCGTGGGCCAGTGgagatgttctggatgttgtACTGACTGATTGTGGACAGGGAGGTGGGcatgacagaggaggaggaggaagaagaagagcatGAGGAGACACCGGAGGAAGAGGCCTGGCTTCCGGTGGGAAGAAAGGAAGGTGCCTGGGGGTTTGTGGGAGAGCTGATTGGCATGTAGACATGAGAGGTTTGGTGGCCCTGGGTCTGGTGCTGTGAGGTATGTGAGGAGGCGTGCTGAGGGCCGGACCAGGAGCCGGACAGGGAGGACGGGTGTGAGATCTGGTAGATCTGCTGCTGGGGCTGGGAGGTTGGGCTGTACTGTGCCCTGCCTCCCTGCGGCTGGTTCTGCCGGGTCGTACCGGTCTGGCTAACATAGGGCCTGATATAGATAGAGTTACCCTGTGGACTGCTGAGGCCCGACTGTGGCCCACCGTGTATGTGCAAAGAAGTGGGAGTGTTGCGGCCTGTCTGGATATTAGGGGCTAGAGTCACGGTAATGGGGTTGAAGCGGGGTGTCTGCTGGGCACCCATACTCGTTCCTTTGACACCTAGAGGGTAGAGTCCGAGGTGCTGTGGAGGCTGTGGTTTGCGTGTGGGCTCCATCCCACCAAATACATTGAGGCTGGAGGGCACCTGCACTGGGGCTGACTGGGGCTCCTGCTGAAAGAAGTCACTGGCCTGGCCTGTCTGGAGGGGCCCGTCACTCAGGCTATGGGCCAGAGTCCGGCTGCCGTTCATTCTCAGGCTGTCCCGAACTGGGGCCACATGCACATTCTGAGACTGCAGGCCCAGGTTCAGCTGGGTCATGTGATTACGAAGCCTGGTGAAGGTGGGGTCGTCAGAAAAGCTAAGATTCCCGTCCTCACTATACAGGTAACCTGGACTGACCTGGGACAAGTATTCACAGCAGGCGTccaaattgttgttgttctgaaaGGAAAGATAGAAGGATTTAACTTATTATTCAGTATCAAAGTTTCAGGTGAAGGCAAAGATAATAACATTCATACCTACACTATACCATCAACATTATTAACCAACTTATTAAACTGTAACTTTTCTGTATACTTTCTGTTTTGTCTAGCTTGCTTATACATCTTGGTTTAGGAAACACAGTTGTGGCCTTCCCTGGTTCATTTGTTATACTAACCATATGGAGGTACTGACACTCAAACAAACAGGCTGACATCAAACAAAGTTTAATTAACATTGAGTTACCACTCATTTGTAATTTTCCTTCAGTTTCTATCTTGCACCTTTGTCCTGTTATGTTATGTTTGATGTTAGGTCTGTATTCATTTCGGTCCTTCTCTTAGCAATACTATGAGgcacatttatttcttttttcaaacaatTCTTAGCAGTAAAGCTCAGTCAACACACGACTTTTGAGGCTGATACCAGTTAGATGTAATAACTAGGGAtatcccgatccgatctgtaggatcgggatcggagcccatctgggcatttttctgcTGATCGGTattggcaattttgaacgtCGACCTAAGCccgatatatatattttttttaacatcaaaGCGCAATTTGTGGCAGAATGCAGACGCGTGTGTagcgttactctggcaaacctgtggataaaatgtctgcagtgtgaaaagaacttaaattagaaagcgaaagcagtctgCCATCTGCCGTTTtgcagagctgcatttaatactactcagTTGATATGgaatatacaaaacaaacactcaaagaatacaacgtgttcacttgagagtacaggcaaggacacgaagcagcaaacagttgcggatactttcaaaagttaagagaaatatcctcagcgacatgtccacaaatattacagagagggtcatcaaattaatctctctggataaccagctcatctccgtggtgcaggatcagggttttcttctacatctggagtttttgaatccccggtgtgccctaccatctctgcattacatcaCACTGACTCCACTCTCGAGTTACAGCGTGCaggtatgcgcactagtttggtgggtctaatacagcagagcatgtaaaacagacagttgaGGAGATGCTAAACGCTGTGAAATAGAAAcgcaacgtgtccacgtcattttatgtgacaacgtaaagaatctctctataaaagcaaggaatctctgtctgtctgtgtgtgtttgcctcaaatatctctgcggatcaggatcagactgacctgagactttcaacaaggctgctgcgtggttcagtggtgtgcaacgttgcatttgtttggactacaatgacaCCGTGAATAAATGTTTCCATAAATGCTTAACGAATTCCGttagcattgctaaccatagccactatagtcacgtgcgcaccagagccaatcccTGCAGAGCCCAcccgaccccccaccttaagaaacaagtggaGGGGAGTGTCAAGATGGCGGAGTGAGCGGCTGCATATTCAGCAGGGGCAGAAAGAGTTTACTTTTAAAGTCCTAATTTTGGCATTTGAAAGAACcaacaaaacaaggaaacacAGGAAACCAACCCAGCATCAGGAAACAAGTTTTTGAACCAGCTAAGTTACACAAGAAAGTTCCGAACTTTGCACCGAATGAAAAAGGCTAATGGCTAACGCTAAAAACATTACCATGTTGGACCACAACTATGCAAGAGGCATGCGATGAAACACGATATAGGAGATGGAGATACAAAAAGGGATTACTAATGAACACACGCCACTGCCGAGTCCGAACCCAAAGAAAATCAAGAAGAAGGACacgaaagaaaaagaaatggaggTGAGCAACAAAAGTATTTTCGAAAGCTGTTCAAGCAGTTCTCATGAGATTTGATGAGCAGGACAAGCGGCTCCAAATCTTTGAATCTCGCATAGAGGCCAATTCAAAAGCAGTCGAAGATTGGACATTGGAAAAATGCAGAAGCAAATTGAGACTCTGACAAATGAAAACCGCTCCCTCAAAGAAATGTGCCTTGAAAATGCGAGATATAAAAGACGGTGGGATCTCAGACTTCTGGGcttgaaagaaagagaaaacgaGGACACAAAAGACGTGGTGGTCGGTATTCTCACAAGGGTGATCCCAGTAGCGGTTGACAACTCAGAGAAATGGTCGACACGGTCCATcgtctggggaaaaaaaattatgctGCACATAACAAGATGCCATGGCCCATCATCATACAGTTTGCAACGCGGACGGCCCGAAACAAAGTCTGGAGGAAATCCAAAGAGGCAAGAATCTGCAAAGAAATGAACATCAGCTTCAAGGAGGACTTTTcaaaggaggacagagaggctcGGGCAAAGCTGTGGCCAAAAGTGGAGGAAGCTCGACGCAACGGCAGAAAGGCCTTCTTAAAAGAGGGGTATGCGGTAATTGATGGACGGAGAATTGAGCCTTAATAAGTGGACATGATAAAAATTTaatctttcttttattttgaggcAACACAGAACTCAGGTTAAACTGCAAGACTTTGTTGGATAAAGAGGTAAAATATGTTCACGGTACACCTTAAGAGATAACCTAATAGAGGTAaaggtaaaaggtaaaaaaaaaaaaaaaaagagaaagttaaGCGGGTTGTAAAGAGAGAGTCAACTAACACTAATAAGTTGATGCATTGGAAATAATATCTTAGGACATCATGCTTATTCCTACGCTCTGTTAACACGTTAAGCGCATTCAAAGACTTTTGGAAGTACaatgtctgttttatttgtttctgttaatgttagaggtttaaaaaatattgttaaatgcaaggctattttttaaaaaaaaaatattttggagaGAACAAAAGGCAAATTGCTTTTTCCTTCAAGAAACTAATTCGGGAACAACGGATGAAAAACTATGGGAACAAAAGTGGGGAAATAAAATTTTGTTTTCGCATGGAACTTCTCACTCTGCAGGGGTTATAATATTCTTCAACAGACTACCTGGCAAGATAATGGAGCACAAAAGTGATACAGGTGGACACTGGCTTATGGTGGTGGTAGAGATTCATGATCAAAGATTCATTTTAACAGGTTTATATGGTTACAATAATCCAACCAACACCAGAGCCATGATGGAAACTGTGGGAATACTCATAAATGAATGGAAAACTAAATTTATGACTGAAAAGGTGATACTAGGAGGAGAATTTAACATAGCACCAAACTCCTGGATGGATCGAATACCTCATAGAGGTCCACAACCACAATTTGATGACACCTTGTCCAGTTTATGTGCAACAACTAACACAGTTGATTACTGGAGAATGTCAAATCCTACCTCCTTAAAGTACACATGGATCAGTTCTTCAAACAGCATGCACTATTCAAGATTAGACTAGTTCTCCTTGTTCTATTTCTCAAATTTTATGTAAAGATATCTTGGAGTGTGAAATATCAGCATCCCCGCTCACAGATCACTATATGATTAACATAAAAGTTGTGACTATTCAACAAAAAAGGGGATCAGACAATATATGGAAATTTAACAACAGTTTGCTACTTAATAGGGGTTTCTGCAGTCAGGTTAAAACCTTATATCAAAGTGTTCTCACGCTTGAAATGTCAGACCTAAATAAATGGGAATGGTTCAAGTTCAAACTTAAACAGATAGCAATAGAAACTGGAAAAGAATtatcacaaaaaagaaaatgtaaacagaaacAGTTAATTGAAAACATTAATACAATATGTAATAAATCAAAACCTTCTGTAGAGGAAAAGCCTAAATTACATGCCCTTCAACTTCATTTAGATTTACTCTATTTAGAAAAGGCAAACGGGGCGTATGTAAGGTCAAGACCTAGGTGGCTCgaacatggagagaaaaaattcatcatatttcttttgattagaaaaacacaaactaagTAAAAAGAAGATTTGGAAACTGAAGAAAAATGATCTAATAATTGAAGACCCCAAACAAGTAAATGAGGAAATATGGCTTTTCTATAATAATTTATATAAATCGAACTTCTAAGAAACAGAGTGTGAATTCCTTTTTGGACTGgtcaaagacaaaataaaaatattaaatgagagggaaaaaaatattttagaagAAAAGTTAAGTAAATCCGAAATTGACACTGCAATGAAGCAAATGAAAAATCGCCAGGAATTGATGGTATAACAATAGAATTCTACAAACTTGGAATGACATCAAAGACTTGTTATATAATGCCTTCATTGAATACATAGAAAAGGATGCTTGTCcccaacaatgaaaacaggGTTAATAACTCTACTACCTAAATCAAATAAGGATCTACTGAAACTTGACAACTGGAGACCAATAACTCTGCTCTGCAATGATTATAAAATAATAGCTCTTGTTTATGCTAATCGACTCAAACAGGTTTTGGCTGAATTAGTGGATGAGTACCAGTCTGCTTTCATTAAAGGTAGGAATATTCATAACTACGTCAGACTAATATTAGATATGTAAGACTATCAATCCCTCCTGAAAACAGAAGTCTTTATTCTGTTCATTGATTTTTTCAAAGCATTTGACTCCATAGAACATACATTTCTGATCACTCGAAAAATTTGGGTTTGGGGCCAAATTCTGTGCGATCATTCAAATGTTCTATAATGATATATTGAGCTACATCTCTCTTAATCCAGGAATGACCCCTAAAATAAAAATTCATAGAGGAATTAGACAAAGGCGTCCCATATCACCGAAACTTTTCATCATGTATACGCAAATACTAGCCTATCTGATTGTTAATCATTCGGAAATTAAAGGGATTACCTTTTTTGACAATGAATTTCGTATCAGTCAGTTTGCTGATGATACAGTATTTTTTCTACATGATAGatccagggtttcccctacatgtaactGACTGTGGCGTACCGccacagcaaaataaaagccgccacaccttaaaaattcaggcataaataaatccagtgttagagaaaggaaatattttatcgtcgtcttccaccgcagtgtttgacgttaactagcatgttggatatttagcttcaTAATTAGCTAggggattaaaatggtcacttagagcagagtcctacACGGGTCACCGCATCTGACCCGTTTttcgacagtagcacaaattacattccgtacccgagccgACCGGCTATAAATTGATCCCGatgcccgaaggaaaattggacggacgcaatttttaaaagtgaaagtgagaCAGCGTTGGGAATGGGAGTCcagggagggcgcaagcacgcatgaatgagctcatatgaaatataaatgcttattatttgtgtcgctaataatgactgatgataagtgacgccttgaaaatggcaatcataaaacccgacccgcctctccaggcgtccgatccgatccgcatctgtgtccgacacagtacattatttttcacccgtgcaggactctgactaaGATAACTTCtctcaaataataaaaatagtatttcttcacaatattagagttcatgatggctgcgtgagagcattataaccgaagaaaaaaaatgaaattccctaagtagcctatgactagcctaagtataaatattacttAACCCCCCCGGCGCCACAGTGtcagaaaatactggaggaaacactgagatCTATAATTGAAGAAACATACTGTCCAAAGCTGAGGGCGTTTCAAAACTGGTTTATCCATGCCAGTCCTTATTTGTTGCTCCTCAAACCATTAAGAAAGCAAACTCAATTATATACAATTTTATTAtggagaaacaaaacacattatatAAAAAAGTCACAACTAGTCAAAAAAGTAAGCAAGGGAGGtttaaatagaatagaatagaatagaatagtctttattgtcattgtacaggagagcagagacagagagagagagagagagacagagagagacagagagagagacacagagacagagagagagacacagagagagagagagacacagagagagagagacagagacagagagagagagagagaaagacagaggagagagagagagagacagaggagagaggagacaggagagagagagagagagagagaggagagagagagagagagacagaacagagagagaggagagagaagagagaggagagagagagagagagagagagcgagagagagagagaagagaagagagagagacagagagggacgagaagagacagatagagagtcAGAGAGATAACATAGGAGAGAGATATATAGTACAAGATACgtatagagagatagagagagagatagacagagagatgaTGAGGACATATAGATATCTAGATTCtacatactatatatatataccagataccatatacatattatataatatatatatatacatacatatatatatacagtgctcAGCATAAATGAGTACACCCCCTTCGAAAAGTACCATTTTAAACAATATCTCAATGAACACAAAAActgtttccaaaatgttgacAAGACTAAGTTTTATATAACATCTGTTTATCTTATAACATGAAATTAAGGTTAATGATATAACTCAGAGAACAAaattttcagttttactcaaaTCAGGGTGATGCAAAAATGAGTACACCCCACTGAAAGTCTCTGGAGCAAGGCTAAATTTTAGACTACAAATGTctaatttaacaataataaaccACAGGTGAGTCTAATTATTCATTACACAGGTGTCCAGCAGACAGTTGACTATAAAAGGGTGTAGAAAACCCCTTCCCATTTCATGTTGTTAGCAATGGCACCACATGGAAGAGAAATGTCTCAAGACCTGAGAAAGTAAATCATTTCTTTACACCGCGAAGGTAAAGGCTACAAGAAGATCAGCAAAGCTTTACTTATCAGTCAGAATACTGTAGCAAAAGTGatacaaaaatttaaaaaagatggAACTGCAACCATCTCACAGAGACGTCCAGGTCGTCCACGGAAGTTAACACCTTGACAGGAGCGTCTTCTGATGAGAAGGGTCGAAGAAAATCGGCATGCAAGTTCACTGCAGTTATCCAAGGAAGTAGAAAGCCAAACTGGGGTGACTATTTCCCGTGACACAATATGGCGTACACTGCAGAGGAATGGCATGCATGGGTGCTGTCCCCGACGGAAGCCTCTCCTAAAGCCCAGGCACAAAAAAGCCCGCCTGGAGTTTGCCAGGGCCCGTGCTGACAAAGATGAAGACTACTGGGACTCTATACTTTGGAGTGATGAGACCAAGATAAATGTTTTTGGAACTGATGGCTTCAAAACTGTATGGCGTCGCAAAGGTGAggaatacaaagaaaaatgcatggtgcctacagtgaaacatggtggtggcagtgTCCTTCTGTGGGGTTGCATGAGTGCTGCTGGTGTCGGGGAGCTGTGTTTCATTGATGGCATCATGAATTCACAGATGTATTGCTCTATACTGAAAGAAAAGATGCTACCATCACTCCATGCCCTTGGTCGTCGTGCACTTTTCCAACACGACAATGATCCTAAACACACATCTAAGGCCACTGTTGGATTTCTGAAGAAGAACAGGGTACAAGTGATTCAGTGGCCAAGTATGTCTCCTGATCTGAACCCAATTGAACACCTATGGGGAATTCTGAAGAGACAAGTTGAGCATCACTCTCCATCCAGCCTCCAGTCTCTAAAAGAGATCATTCTTGAAGAATGGAAAAAGATTGATGTagcaaaatgtttccaacttgTTCATTCCATGCCTAGAAGACTTGTTGCTGTCATTAAAAATCATGGAGGCCATACAAAGTACTAgatttagtagtttttgttgtGGGGTGTACTCATTTTTGCATCGCCCATAtttgagtaaaactgaaaaatgtgtaaTCTAAGTTATGTTATTGACCTTAGTTTCATGTTATAAGTTTAACAGatgttatattaaaaatatatatattcaacattttggaaattgtttttgtgttcattgaGATATGGTTTAAAATGGTACTTTTCAAAGGGGGTGTACTCATTTACGCTgagcactgtatatatatatatatatatgtatatatatatatatatatatatatatatatatgtatatatatatatatatatatatatatatatatatatatatatatatatatatatatatatatatatatatatatatatatatatatatatgtacactactcacaataagttagggatattgttatttacatgagtgcttttcctatttggtctgaattttaatgaaataagtaaaagttccctttgatattactaataatgaatgagaagaaacaccattttcattagtttaatatttattaccccaaaaatttagacaatagcaaggatagccccaaataacaaaaattgacaatgtcagtagcgggtgtttccaccatttgccgcaatgacagcttgacggcgacgtctcatgctcctcactagcctcattatgttgttctgaggcaatgcgttccactcctccacaagtgctacacgcagttctgccaggtcacgtgggggtggggtacgatcatccagtctctgcttcagctggtcccagacgtgctctgtggggttcaggtcaggggacattgctggccataccatatgaggcactccgacttcctgaagtcgagctgtgacaattctggcacgatgtggtggagcattatcatccatgaacaaaaagttgggggtgtgctggcggaattgggggatgatgatgggttctatgatgtctctgaggtaagaacgtgcagtgactgagccatctacaataaccaaatctgttttgcgttgactggtgatgcctgcccagactgttgcacctcctccaccaaagggaaccctggggaccatgttgacctcggcgtatcgctcacctcgccttctccagcaacgctgacgaccatcatttctgtgcaaggtgacccgacactcatcagtgaacaggacggtagaccactgctgcattgtccaggtcacatggtcttgtgcccactgcaaacgttcacggcggtgtcttggtgtcagtggagtcacctgcaacggtcgtctggcgttcaagccaaagcggtggagtcggtttcgaatggtttgtctggaaaccctagtacccctcacatctcgtaactgggcctgcagctgtgtggcagttgcataacgatgtctgagtgcataggtccttaggtactggtcatcgttgcggtctgtcactcgtggggctccactcctgggtctgtcacgaactccgccagtagttctgtgtcttgatgcaagtctgctgatggcactttgagacacaccaagttcatgagcaacatctgactgcctgccaccgacccgaaggcgcgctatggccaggtggcgttgctcgtccgttaagtgtgttcatggctgtttgaatgatgaacttggaatgacttactgacaataccagctttttatacccacataatgttgaaattgatgccacattgaaaagggttgtcttttagttttttggtattggccccaatatgtaaggcacactgtacacagtgagaccattacgtggaaaacacaaaatgaggtgtgtctatcaccccaata
It contains:
- the tab2 gene encoding TGF-beta-activated kinase 1 and MAP3K7-binding protein 2 isoform X2; the encoded protein is MAQGSHQIDIQVLHDLRQKFPEVPEVVVSQCVLQNNNNLDACCEYLSQVSPGYLYSEDGNLSFSDDPTFTRLRNHMTQLNLGLQSQNVHVAPVRDSLRMNGSRTLAHSLSDGPLQTGQASDFFQQEPQSAPVQVPSSLNVFGGMEPTRKPQPPQHLGLYPLGVKGTSMGAQQTPRFNPITVTLAPNIQTGRNTPTSLHIHGGPQSGLSSPQGNSIYIRPYVSQTGTTRQNQPQGGRAQYSPTSQPQQQIYQISHPSSLSGSWSGPQHASSHTSQHQTQGHQTSHVYMPISSPTNPQAPSFLPTGSQASSSGVSSCSSSSSSSSVMPTSLSTISQYNIQNISTGPRKNQIEIKLESPQRSNSTTTTAVLRTSSGPRSCSTSSSCPSSSSSSTGVATVPTTPLSIGGPGLSRSQPTVYISASPPTAATTPSEEAIVASTGSRSQPKFYISANASSDDSGGRNPPTVYISANPPLQGPSGARNMGGQVSMGPAYIHHHPPKSRASVGGGGTASSPRVVVTQPNTKYTFKITVSPNKPPAVSPGVVSPTFEPNNLLSLPSDHHFVEPDPLHLSDPLSPHRERPSEPRRLSMGSDDAAYTQALLVHQKARMDRLWHELELKKKKLEKLKEEVNEMENDLTRRRMERSNSASQIPSLEEMKQLRCKNRLLQIDIDCLTKEIDLLQTKGPHFNPSAIHNFYDNIGFLGPVPPKPKDRRGGCRYNVTSELMMEPSSGPSTPLPLDPGSKVVKPATDQEEDEGLQWSCTACTFLNHPALNRCEQCEFPRHF
- the tab2 gene encoding TGF-beta-activated kinase 1 and MAP3K7-binding protein 2 isoform X5, with the protein product MAQGSHQIDIQVLHDLRQKFPEVPEVVVSQCVLQNNNNLDACCEYLSQVSPGYLYSEDGNLSFSDDPTFTRLRNHMTQLNLGLQSQNVHVAPVRDSLRMNGSRTLAHSLSDGPLQTGQASDFFQQEPQSAPVQVPSSLNVFGGMEPTRKPQPPQHLGLYPLGVKGTSMGAQQTPRFNPITVTLAPNIQTGRNTPTSLHIHGGPQSGLSSPQGNSIYIRPYVSQTGTTRQNQPQGGRAQYSPTSQPQQQIYQISHPSSLSGSWSGPQHASSHTSQHQTQGHQTSHVYMPISSPTNPQAPSFLPTGSQASSSGVSSCSSSSSSSSVMPTSLSTISQYNIQNISTGPRKNQIEIKLESPQRSNSTTTTAVLRTSSGPRSCSTSSSCPSSSSSSTGVATVPTTPLSIGGPGLSRSQPTVYISASPPTAATTPSEEAIVASTGSRSQPKFYISANASSDDSGGRNPPTVYISANPPLQGPSGARNMGGQVSMGPAYIHHHPPKSRASVGGGGTASSPRVVVTQPNTKYTFKITVSPNKPPAVSPGVVSPTFEPNNLLSLPSDHHFVEPDPLHLSDPLSPHRERPSEPRRLSMGSDDAAYTQALLVHQKARMDRLWHELELKKKKLEKLKEEVNEMENDLTRRRMERSNSASQIPSLEEMKQLRCKNRLLQIDIDCLTKEIDLLQTKDPGSKVVKPATDQEEDEGLQWSCTACTFLNHPALNRCEQCEFPRHF
- the tab2 gene encoding TGF-beta-activated kinase 1 and MAP3K7-binding protein 2 isoform X1; translated protein: MAQGSHQIDIQVLHDLRQKFPEVPEVVVSQCVLQNNNNLDACCEYLSQVSPGYLYSEDGNLSFSDDPTFTRLRNHMTQLNLGLQSQNVHVAPVRDSLRMNGSRTLAHSLSDGPLQTGQASDFFQQEPQSAPVQVPSSLNVFGGMEPTRKPQPPQHLGLYPLGVKGTSMGAQQTPRFNPITVTLAPNIQTGRNTPTSLHIHGGPQSGLSSPQGNSIYIRPYVSQTGTTRQNQPQGGRAQYSPTSQPQQQIYQISHPSSLSGSWSGPQHASSHTSQHQTQGHQTSHVYMPISSPTNPQAPSFLPTGSQASSSGVSSCSSSSSSSSVMPTSLSTISQYNIQNISTGPRKNQIEIKLESPQRSNSTTTTAVLRTSSGPRSCSTSSSCPSSSSSSTGVATVPTTPLSIGGPGLSRSQPTVYISASPPTAATTPSEEAIVASTGSRSQPKFYISANASSDDSGGRNPPTVYISANPPLQGPSGARNMGGQVSMGPAYIHHHPPKSRASVGGGGTASSPRVVVTQPNTKYTFKITVSPNKPPAVSPGVVSPTFEPNNLLSLPSDHHFVEPDPLHLSDPLSPHRERPSEPRRLSMGSDDAAYTQALLVHQKARMDRLWHELELKKKKLEKLKEEVNEMENDLTRRRMERSNSASQIPSLEEMKQLRCKNRLLQIDIDCLTKEIDLLQTKGPHFNPSAIHNFYDNIGFLGPVPPKPKGTLSIDRRGGCRYNVTSELMMEPSSGPSTPLPLDPGSKVVKPATDQEEDEGLQWSCTACTFLNHPALNRCEQCEFPRHF
- the tab2 gene encoding TGF-beta-activated kinase 1 and MAP3K7-binding protein 2 isoform X4, with the translated sequence MAQGSHQIDIQVLHDLRQKFPEVPEVVVSQCVLQNNNNLDACCEYLSQVSPGYLYSEDGNLSFSDDPTFTRLRNHMTQLNLGLQSQNVHVAPVRDSLRMNGSRTLAHSLSDGPLQTGQASDFFQQEPQSAPVQVPSSLNVFGGMEPTRKPQPPQHLGLYPLGVKGTSMGAQQTPRFNPITVTLAPNIQTGRNTPTSLHIHGGPQSGLSSPQGNSIYIRPYVSQTGTTRQNQPQGGRAQYSPTSQPQQQIYQISHPSSLSGSWSGPQHASSHTSQHQTQGHQTSHVYMPISSPTNPQAPSFLPTGSQASSSGVSSCSSSSSSSSVMPTSLSTISQYNIQNISTGPRKNQIEIKLESPQRSNSTTTTAVLRTSSGPRSCSTSSSCPSSSSSSTGVATVPTTPLSIGGPGLSRSQPTVYISASPPTAATTPSEEAIVASTGSRSQPKFYISANASSDDSGGRNPPTVYISANPPLQGPSGARNMGGQVSMGPAYIHHHPPKSRASVGGGGTASSPRVVVTQPNTKYTFKITVSPNKPPAVSPGVVSPTFEPNNLLSLPSDHHFVEPDPLHLSDPLSPHRERPSEPRRLSMGSDDAAYTQALLVHQKARMDRLWHELELKKKKLEKLKEEVNEMENDLTRRRMERSNSASQIPSLEEMKQLRCKNRLLQIDIDCLTKEIDLLQTKGPHFNPSAIHNFYDNIGFLGPVPPKPKDPGSKVVKPATDQEEDEGLQWSCTACTFLNHPALNRCEQCEFPRHF
- the tab2 gene encoding TGF-beta-activated kinase 1 and MAP3K7-binding protein 2 isoform X3, whose translation is MAQGSHQIDIQVLHDLRQKFPEVPEVVVSQCVLQNNNNLDACCEYLSQVSPGYLYSEDGNLSFSDDPTFTRLRNHMTQLNLGLQSQNVHVAPVRDSLRMNGSRTLAHSLSDGPLQTGQASDFFQQEPQSAPVQVPSSLNVFGGMEPTRKPQPPQHLGLYPLGVKGTSMGAQQTPRFNPITVTLAPNIQTGRNTPTSLHIHGGPQSGLSSPQGNSIYIRPYVSQTGTTRQNQPQGGRAQYSPTSQPQQQIYQISHPSSLSGSWSGPQHASSHTSQHQTQGHQTSHVYMPISSPTNPQAPSFLPTGSQASSSGVSSCSSSSSSSSVMPTSLSTISQYNIQNISTGPRKNQIEIKLESPQRSNSTTTTAVLRTSSGPRSCSTSSSCPSSSSSSTGVATVPTTPLSIGGPGLSRSQPTVYISASPPTAATTPSEEAIVASTGSRSQPKFYISANASSDDSGGRNPPTVYISANPPLQGPSGARNMGGQVSMGPAYIHHHPPKSRASVGGGGTASSPRVVVTQPNTKYTFKITVSPNKPPAVSPGVVSPTFEPNNLLSLPSDHHFVEPDPLHLSDPLSPHRERPSEPRRLSMGSDDAAYTQALLVHQKARMDRLWHELELKKKKLEKLKEEVNEMENDLTRRRMERSNSASQIPSLEEMKQLRCKNRLLQIDIDCLTKEIDLLQTKGPHFNPSAIHNFYDNIGFLGPVPPKPKGTLSIDPGSKVVKPATDQEEDEGLQWSCTACTFLNHPALNRCEQCEFPRHF